ATGGAACGGAGTAGAGACGTAATATATTCGTTGTAAACTGAAGTCTGTTGTGGAAATGTTCTGCTGTGATCCATGTAATGGCTGCATATTGATGCTTACACAACGAATTGACATTgtcttcaaaattttgtttcagGTGGATTTGGGAGTAGATGGGAGGCATTGCTTCTGCAAAGAGAGTGAATTATTGGCCGTAGTCGAATAAAGTTTCAGCTCCGAATAGGTACAATGGTTTACATGATTGTTTCATGAGACTTTTCGTTGTCAGGatgtttttccttgtagtgTCTCTCAATTCCCAAAACTATATATTCAACTCAAATTTGTAGACAACACTTTTTTGcattaatttatgtcatttgataCTCTTCAATTTATTCGCTCCGATGACCGAAAATTGATAGGAGTGTGCTAaaggtaaaaagaggtgtgtggatagcactatCCGTATTTAACCTCCTTTGTGAAATGCAAGCTATGATAATCCGAACATAATGATGCAAAAATGACGTAGAGGGCATGTCGTAAAGATGGAGGCCGTATCGTAAGGATGGTGGGGAAGGAACGATTTGTGTACATTGGTTATTGTTTGTTTATAAAAGTAAGCTCCCGATTTTTCTGATGAATTTTCATCTAACTTTTAATTTACCTCCTAAactttttaaattgaaaaatcaaggacttaaaaactattttttttagctGATTTCCCCCCCTATTGGTAGTTCTTTTTATAGATTTCATCTAAATTAACGATAACTCTATGTACACACCATGCTACTCTCTTTTGAGAACAAAAAGGTCACTTCGTTAGACCTTTGTATACAAAATTTATAGAATCACATAGATACAGGTcaacatttaaaaaatttagggtttttcaattattttaaagaatgaaaCGATCAAATAGCTCTCACATGTTGTGCACGTATTttcatttaacagaaatttaGATGCAATGAATGAAAAACTAATGGTAGGAGAAAATtagccaaaaaaattagttgaagtccttgatttttcaatttaaaagtTTACGTGGTAAATTGAAAGTTAGGTGAAAGTTCAAAAGGAGATCGGCAATTTACTCTCGTTTATAAACACATTTGCACAAATTCCGTTACATAAAAAACCATGAAGGAAAAGGTCGTAACTTAGCTGAAGCAGATTGTTTCATGGGGTCAATCTACATATCTTCCCCTTGGTTTTGTCTAAGAGAGTAAGTGACCAGCCAGCTCCCAAGAAGGTTTGAGAGTCTACGTTGGAGAACGAATGGCCCTAATGTGGGGTTGCAATGATCTTGGCGTGTCAAAGGTTTTAGAGAGACGTATAGCATATAATTTTCTAACTTAGGAAGTTGGGAGGGACTAGATACAGAGTCATGCTCGACAAATGCAAAGCATACCCATCTCAATTGAATTTTCCACCcaccaacaaataattaaaagttgGGAAGTTGAATGTTCCTCGGATCGTTTTTACTCACCACAAGAAAATATGTTGTACGTTCACTATATACTTAATTATTTAATACGTGTTCTTTTACGTGACTCTGGTTTACTTTCACattaaatattagttttttaatttaaaaaaaaaattaaccaaagtTACGTGAAACGACACGTGATAGATAATTAGGTTTTGGGTGAGCATACATTATAGTTTATGATTATAAGCAAAAATGATCTCATATTCCTCCTCCTTTTCGCATCGTACGAAGTCAGTGCATTTTCCAAACTAATTCATTTTCAAAGAAAGTATAAGAGGGattaactgtttttttttcttccattctAAATTCACATCAGCTTATATAACAAATAGAGAAGTTGGCTAAAATTAAGGATCATAAATCATATCCCAATTTCTTAATTGGTTGAATTAAAGATCAATAACATATTGTTTGTATTGTGATGACATAAATATCAACAGTATCACCAGCAAATATCAGCAATAGAGGTTTGAAAATGGcgtgattggattattaattcCCGTGGTGATAGGGTAGTTGGAAGAGTAGTcattgtggtaaaaaaaaattaagatttaagCCCTTGTGATGAAGTCTGTTTAGATTTATggccaaaattgaaaattttgtcaACTCTTCCTTAATTATTAGCACGTGAGCCACACATATTAGGCTAAAATGGAACTCTAAGTTAATTGTGAGCACGTGATGCTTAAATGTGAGACTAACTTTATATTTTTAGTCTCATATGTTAGTCTCATGTGCTAATAATTAACGAAGAGTTGACGACATTTTCAATTTTGAGCTTAAATCCTAAAAGATTTCACCACCAAggtttaaattctaattttttaccACATGGGTTATTTTCCAATTACTCTATCATCACGGAACTAGTAATCAATTAAGCCTTTGAAATATGATATTTTCGACTAACTTCTCTAACATATATTCTACTTACGAATAAAAAGTAATTATGACCATACGATATGATCAAAGTAGTGAATGTACCACTTGGAAGTTAAAATGAAACCACTTGGAAGTTAAAATGAATGTGTactacatttgaatttttttttatcagaacGAAATTCTAATTAATCTATCTAAACTATGGAGGATCGAAATTCAAACTTGAGGCCAATTAGTTATTTCAAAGACTAATAAAAACCAAAGTTAATTAAAAAGAAGCAAAAACCCCCATATCAgccttaatttatttttttcattatttccAACGAAGAAGTACAatatgaaaacaaaactaatttttGATCCCAAAAGTCCTTATTCATTTGTGCATGCATTTGTAGAACTTTGAATAAACCAGCTCGTACTCAAAGTTATGTATTCTCCATGCCTGCTGCTGCTTATAAATTGCGCTCTCCCCTCATATCTCTAGCCACCAAATTAAGTTCGCACAAACTGATACCATGAAGCTTTACAGGTTCTTTCCAACTGTGTTTTTCTCACATTTTTGTATGCATGCTCTTGTTATTCACTCCTGCCTTGGTTTGAGACTGAGGGGAAACGAGACAGATCGACTGGCCTTGCTAGAGTTCAAGGCTAGCATAACCAATGACCCTTTTGGAGTCATGACTTCGTGGAACGAAACCATCCACTTCTGCCATTGGTATGGAGTTTCATGCGGTCGTCGTCACCAGAGGGTCACGAGGTTGGACCTGCGGTCCTCGAAACTTTCGGGCTCTATATCACCCCATGTCGGAAACTTGAGTTTCTTGAGACGGATTCATCTCCACAACAACAGCTTCAGCAATCAAATACCTCCAGATTTTGGCCGTCTGCGCAGATTGCAACATTTACTATTGCAGAATAATTCACTGAGTGGTGAAATACCCTCCAACCTATCCAGGTGCTCTCAACTCCTAAGATTGTCTCTTAATTTTAATGTTCTCGTAGGAAACATTCCTAAGGAGCTTGGCACCTTGTCCAAGCTAACAGATTTTGCATTTCATGACAACCAGCTCACAGGAAATTTTCCCAACTCCTTTTCCAACATATCATCACTTGAACTTATTTCTGCAGCTGCTAACAATTTATATGGGAGCATTCCTGATATATTTGGCCAAATGACCAATCTTACGTTCCTTTCTTTCGACGCAAATGACCTGTCCGGAACGATCCCCCCCTCAATCTTCAATCTCTCTTCTATCACAACCTTTGCCGTGACACTCAACAAAATCCAGGGGACTTTGCCCTCAAACTTAGGTATTGCCTTTCCAAGCCTCGAACATTTTTCTGTTGGCAACAACCAATTTAGCGGACCTATTCCTGTGTCAATTTCTAACGCTTCAAATCTGTTTCATCTTGCAATGGAAAGAAACAAACTACATGGAAAAGTCCCTTCGTTAGAAAATTTACGTAGGCTTGGGTGGATAGTTCTTGCTGATAACAATCTTGGAAGTGGGGGAGTTGGCGATTTGAGCTTTCTTTGCGATTTGACTAATGCCACCGGTTTAGAAATGGTAGCAATTCATTTTAACAATTTCGGGGGTGCCTTGCCTCAATGTATAGCCAACTTATCTTCTTCTATTTTACAAATCGGCATGAGTGAAAATAAATTAGTAGGAAGTATACCGAACGGGTTTGGAAATTTGGTTAAGTTGGAGACCCTTTGGCTGTCTGGGAACCGACTTTCAGGTCACATTCCGCCAGATGTTGGAAGGCTTCATAACTTGTATCAACTAAATATGAGTTTGAACTCTCTTTCAGGGAATGTTCCATCCTCTTTTGGAAATTTAAGTAGATTACATAAATTATATTTACATGAAAACAACCTTCAAGGCAAGATCCCTTTGAGTACTTTGGCAGAGTGAAAATTTGAGGGTGTTATCTCTTGGTGCTAACAATTTCAGTGGTGTCATGTCCCCTGAAGTCGTCGGTCGTCTGTCATCTTCATTGTCTGTATTGGATTTATCTGAAAACCATTTGACTGGATTCCTACCAAAAGAAATAGGACATTTCCCAAATCTGGAGGCCTTTGATATCTCAAATAACATGTTCTTTGGTGAAATTCCTCCAAATCTTGGGAGTTGTATTAAATTAGAGTTTCTAGACATGGAGGGGAACTTCATCCAAGGGGATATTCCATCTTCTTTGGGTTCACTAAGAGGTTTAATAGGGCTATATCTATCTCACAACAACTTGTCAGGCATGATTCCAGAATTCTTGGAGCGGTTTGAATTTATGCAATCTTTGGACCTCTCCTATAATAATTTTGAGGGCATGCTACCAATGAAAGGGATTTTCAGTAATGCAAGTGCCATATCAGTTGAAGGAAATAGTAAACTTTGCGGTGGAATACCTGACTTGCATTTGCCAGAATGCAAGTTACAACGTTCCAAGAAGGGAGGATTGAGTCTAACCGTCAAATGGGTAATCTCTCTTATTTTTGGTCTTCTTGGAATCACGTTTGCCATCGTGTTTTGGTACCTTTGTAGCGTaaggagagaaagaaaggagCACACTTCAAGTGATTCAGAAGAATTTCTCAGGCTATCTTACCGAAGTCTTCTAAATGCAACAAATGGATTCTCCATTTCCAACTTGATTGGTGTGGGAAGTTTTGGGTCTGTTTATAAAGGAGTACTCGAACAAGGTGAAACAGTTGCCATCAAGGTAATCAATCTCGTTCGTCGTGGCGCTTCCAAAAGTTTCATTGCTGAGTGTGAAGCTTTGAGAAATATCAGACACCGTAATCTTATGAAGGTACTCTCTGTATGTTCGGGGATTGACTATCGTGGTTGTGAGTTCAAGGCCTTAGTATATGAGTTTATGGTTAATGGGAGCTTAGAGGAATGGTTGCATCCAACTGAAGCAATTGGTGAAAACATTGAGAGACCAAGGAGCTTGAATTTTTCTCAAAGGTTGAGTATTGCAattaactccgccgtgtaagtttatcttacattgccggtcccaagcctatcaactttacacgggacacacaaaagaagtactttgatcctattagacggggaagggtgaagaagctaggacagaagggtagagttcaagagagcaaaatgcgtttaggaacgtggaatataggaaccttgacgggaaaatctatggaagtagtagaagttatggtgaggagaaggataaatattatgtgcctacaagaaactaagtgggttggtcgtaaggcaaaggatctagaaaactcagggtttaaactatggtattcgggcacaaatagaacgagaaacggtgttggcatcatcgtggacaagaccttgacacaagatgttgtagatgtcaagagggtaggagatagaatcatggcaatcaagattgtaataggacaagaacttatcaatgtgattagtgcgtacgcacctcaagtagggttggatacgagttcgaaggagaaattttgggaagaccttggagacttggtgcaaggaattgctcagatggagaagttatttataggaggagatttaaatggacacgtgggcagggagacaggcaattatggaggttttcatggtggccatggttttggggagagaaacgaggatggggaagctatcttggattttgcaatggcatatgatctcttcttagccaacaccttctttaagaagagagaagaacatgtgatcacctacaagagtgggtcgtcaaaaacacaaatagattttcttctaatgaggaaaggggatcgtataacttgtaaggattgcaaagttataccaggagagagcgtgactaatcaacatcgcttgttggtgatggatgtacatatcaaaagagtgagaaaaaagaacaagacttggaagtgcccaaggactagatggtggaatctaaaagaagaaaaacaagccattttcaaagagaaagtaatcacccagtgtgtgtgggatagagagggggaagctaaccaaatgtgggattccatggctagttgtatccgaaaagtagcaaaagaggtattaggagagtccaagggctttgccccacaccaaaaggaatcttggtggtggaatgaggaggtacaagcaaaggtgaaggctaagaaggaatgttgtaaatccttatacaaggataggaccgatgaaaatggtgaaaggtatagaaaagcgaagcaagaggcgaagaaagctgtgagagaagctaagttagcggcttatgacgatatgtataagcgactagataccaaagaaggagagttggatatctataaactagctagagcaagggaaaagaagacaaaggacctaaaccaagtgaggtgcatcaaggatgaggatggaaaagttcttgctacagagaacgcggttaaagacagatggaaaggttattttcataatcttttcaatgaaggacatgaaaggagtgcttctttaggggagttgagtaactcagaagagtgtagaaactactctttttatcgtagaatccggaaggaagaagtgggtgtagctttgaagaagatgaagcatagaaaagcagtaggcccagacgatataccaatcgaagtgtggaaagttttgggagagacaggtataacatggctcactgaccttttcaataggattttgaaaacgaagaagatgccgaatgagtggcgaatgagcactttggtgcctatctacaagaataagggcgatgtacaaaattgcatgaactataggggaattaagctaatgagtcatacaatgaagctctgggagagagtcattgagcatagattgaggcaagagacacgggtttcggacaaccaattcgggttcatgccagggcgctcaaccatggaggcaatctatctcttacgaagattgatggaaagatatagagatgggaaaaaggatttacacatggtctttatagatttggaaaaagcgtatgatagggtcccaagagacattctttggaggattttagagaagaaaggagtacgagtagcatatatccaagctatacaggatatgtatgaaggagcaaagactgccgtaagaactcatgaaggacaaaccgaaagcttccccataactgtaggattacatcaaggctcatccttaagtccttacctttttgcgttggtaatggatgagttaacaggacatattcaaggtgatattccttggtgtatgcttttcgcagacgatatagtgttgatagatgaaactcaggaaggggtaaatgcaaagcttaacctttggagagaagtgttggaatctaaaggtcttcgcctaagccgatcaaagacagaatatatggagtgcaagttcagtgcaaatggaggccaaaacgagttaggggtgaggatcggagatcaagaaataccaaagagcgaccgttttcgttacctaggatctatcttgcaaaagaacggagaattagatggagatctcaaccatagaatac
This is a stretch of genomic DNA from Malus domestica chromosome 02, GDT2T_hap1. It encodes these proteins:
- the LOC103407083 gene encoding probable LRR receptor-like serine/threonine-protein kinase At3g47570; its protein translation is MKLYRFFPTVFFSHFCMHALVIHSCLGLRLRGNETDRLALLEFKASITNDPFGVMTSWNETIHFCHWYGVSCGRRHQRVTRLDLRSSKLSGSISPHVGNLSFLRRIHLHNNSFSNQIPPDFGRLRRLQHLLLQNNSLSGEIPSNLSRCSQLLRLSLNFNVLVGNIPKELGTLSKLTDFAFHDNQLTGNFPNSFSNISSLELISAAANNLYGSIPDIFGQMTNLTFLSFDANDLSGTIPPSIFNLSSITTFAVTLNKIQGTLPSNLGIAFPSLEHFSVGNNQFSGPIPVSISNASNLFHLAMERNKLHGKVPSLENLRRLGWIVLADNNLGSGGVGDLSFLCDLTNATGLEMVAIHFNNFGGALPQCIANLSSSILQIGMSENKLVGSIPNGFGNLVKLETLWLSGNRLSGHIPPDVGRLHNFGVMSPEVVGRLSSSLSVLDLSENHLTGFLPKEIGHFPNLEAFDISNNMFFGEIPPNLGSCIKLEFLDMEGNFIQGDIPSSLGSLRGLIGLYLSHNNLSGMIPEFLERFEFMQSLDLSYNNFEGMLPMKGIFSNASAISVEGNSKLCGGIPDLHLPECKLQRSKKGGLSLTVKWVISLIFGLLGITFAIVFWYLCSVRRERKEHTSSDSEEFLRLSYRSLLNATNGFSISNLIGVGSFGSVYKGVLEQGETVAIKVINLVRRGASKSFIAECEALRNIRHRNLMKVLSVCSGIDYRGCEFKALVYEFMVNGSLEEWLHPTEAIGENIERPRSLNFSQRLSIAINSAV